One Mauremys mutica isolate MM-2020 ecotype Southern unplaced genomic scaffold, ASM2049712v1 000133F_np12_subseq_4500544:4525715_obj, whole genome shotgun sequence DNA segment encodes these proteins:
- the LOC123356978 gene encoding glycine N-acyltransferase-like protein 3 yields the protein MLILSCPSKLRLLEGMLRRGLPDMLPVYGAVMHVNRGNPAGQEVLVDSWPEFKMVLTRPRREVARDPSDYFTNLYTAFYRDEGACRALLGNSRAIDWGQAFQILGLQDGVHESIRNIARARGLEMETHPHRLLLHPDPPAMPQYRPEKGLRLAPVSPAHAMLLNDTWTFGGNSWSLRYLSCLIRHFPNACLLDPEGTPISWCLTDPLAALTHGYTLPEHRGQCHFGSVVGTLAAQLHARSFPVYTRVLPHNEPSLHALQRLGFRILPGVFYLLVVRPGFAQSQPASALDSAQDPAPSSGERQHAQQHVAQGEGSGGEEDTA from the exons ATGCTGATCCTGAGCTGTCCCTCCAAGCTGCGGCTGCTGGAGGGGATGCTACGGCGGGGCCTGCCTGACATGCTGCCG GTCTACGGCGCTGTGATGCATGTGAACCGCGGGAACCCGGCTGGCCAGGAGGTGCTGGTGGATTCATGGCCAGAGTTCAAAATGGTCCTCACCCGGCCACGCAGAGAA GTGGCGCGGGACCCAAGTGATTATTTCACCAACTTGTACACGGCCTTTTACCGGGACGAGGGCGCCTGCCGGGCCCTGCTGGGGAACAGCCGCGCCATCGACTGGGGCCAGGCCTTCCAGATACTGG GGCTGCAGGACGGGGTACATGAGAGCATCAGGAACATCGCCAGGGCCAGGGGGCTTGAGATGGAGACGCATCCGCACCGGCTACTACTCCACCCAGACCCGCCTGCCATGCCCCAGTACCG GCCTGAGAAGGGGCTCaggctggcccccgtgtcccccgCCCATGCCATGCTGCTCAACGACACCTGGACGTTTGGGGGGAACAGCTGGAGCCTGCGCTACCTGAGCTGCCTGATCCGCCACTTCCCCAACGCCTGCCTGCTGGACCCTGAGGGGACCCCCATCTCCTGGTGCCTCACCGACCCGCTGGCTGCCCTGACACACGGTTACACCCTCCCGGAGCATCGTGGCCAGTGCCACTTCGGATCCGTGGTGGGGACGCTGGCAGCACAGTTGCATGCCCGCAGCTTCCCTGTTTACACCCGGGTGCTGCCCCACAACGAGCCTTCACTGCACGCCCTGCAACGCCTCGGCTTCCGCATCCTGCCTGGGGTGTTCTACCTGCTGGTGGTGAGGCCCGGGTTCGCCCAGTCCcagccagccagtgccctggACTCGGCCCAGGACcctgcgcccagctctggggaacgGCAACACGCCCAACAGCACGTagcacagggggaggggagcggaggagAAGAGGACACGGCCTAG